In Desulfovibrio psychrotolerans, a single window of DNA contains:
- a CDS encoding DUF1385 domain-containing protein, whose product MEGVMMRNKDRLAIAVRRPDGSIVVENRPWFTLTGNDFLKRPFVRGFPILIETLVNGIKALNYSATQAVDEEVEGELKPWHLAATLAASIMLALGLFVVLPHLFSMGMNMLGLGGDADGLSFHVWDGIFKFGIFLAYILGISFIPDIRRVFQYHGAEHKVIWTYEDGNAVTTGSASLRSRLHPRCGTTFLLFVLSIAIILHTVLVPALLLVWKPEGTLFKHSMIILFKLALMAPISAIAYEAIKYSARVNETIWGRLLSAPGMLLQMLTTHEPDTPQLEVAIVALKEALGPEATEEVHAPAYTVSEKN is encoded by the coding sequence ATGGAAGGCGTGATGATGCGCAACAAGGACCGTCTTGCCATTGCCGTGCGCAGGCCGGACGGCTCCATCGTGGTGGAAAACCGTCCGTGGTTCACCCTCACGGGAAACGACTTTCTCAAACGCCCCTTTGTGCGCGGCTTTCCCATTCTTATCGAGACGCTGGTAAACGGCATCAAGGCCCTGAACTACTCAGCCACGCAGGCTGTGGACGAGGAAGTGGAAGGCGAACTGAAGCCGTGGCACCTTGCCGCAACGCTTGCGGCATCCATAATGCTTGCGCTGGGCCTTTTCGTGGTGCTGCCGCACCTGTTCTCCATGGGCATGAACATGCTGGGACTGGGCGGCGATGCCGACGGACTGAGCTTTCACGTCTGGGACGGCATCTTCAAATTCGGCATATTTCTGGCTTACATTCTGGGCATTTCATTCATCCCGGATATCCGCCGCGTCTTCCAATATCACGGGGCGGAGCACAAGGTTATCTGGACCTATGAAGACGGCAACGCCGTAACCACCGGCTCCGCCAGCCTGCGCAGCAGGCTGCACCCCCGGTGCGGCACCACTTTTCTGCTGTTCGTGCTCTCCATCGCCATCATCCTGCACACGGTGCTCGTCCCCGCGCTGCTGCTGGTCTGGAAGCCGGAAGGCACACTCTTCAAGCACAGCATGATCATTCTGTTCAAGCTCGCGCTCATGGCTCCCATAAGTGCCATAGCGTATGAGGCCATCAAGTATTCCGCCAGAGTGAACGAGACCATATGGGGCCGCCTTCTCAGCGCCCCCGGCATGCTGCTCCAGATGCTCACCACCCATGAGCCGGATACCCCGCAACTGGAAGTGGCCATTGTGGCGCTGAAGGAAGCTCTGGGCCCGGAAGCCACTGAAGAAGTGCACGCCCCCGCCTACACTGTTTCGGAGAAAAACTGA
- the secE gene encoding preprotein translocase subunit SecE: protein MANKHSKKADKANDSQVGVESKITQLKEFFEESQVEIKKVVWPSRKETVTTGVAVLVLVVVMSIFLGVIDLGLTKLVEYILS from the coding sequence ATGGCGAATAAGCACTCAAAGAAAGCTGATAAGGCCAACGACTCCCAGGTGGGTGTTGAAAGCAAGATTACACAGCTCAAAGAGTTCTTCGAAGAGTCCCAGGTTGAAATCAAGAAGGTCGTATGGCCTTCCCGGAAGGAAACTGTGACCACAGGCGTAGCAGTGCTGGTGCTTGTGGTTGTCATGTCTATTTTTCTGGGTGTGATAGACCTTGGCCTCACGAAACTCGTTGAATACATCCTTTCCTAA
- a CDS encoding CD3072 family TudS-related putative desulfidase, with the protein MPCGDARGGRVVFVSHCLLNANVKVCGLAAYAGAHRPVWETLLPAGVGVVQLPCPEFLHMGPARWWQTRSQYDTPAYRALCSALADSVADQALMYRGAGVRLLAVLGVEGSPSCGVNRVYDHAEWGGRPRDVDPAVAKRAGKGVWMEVLEQVFAQRGVALPPLLGVGSARDAAGGGLAALEELLRG; encoded by the coding sequence ATGCCATGCGGTGACGCGCGCGGGGGCAGAGTGGTGTTTGTAAGCCACTGCCTGCTTAACGCCAATGTGAAGGTCTGCGGTCTGGCTGCCTATGCCGGGGCGCACCGTCCTGTTTGGGAGACGCTTCTGCCCGCCGGGGTGGGGGTGGTGCAGCTGCCGTGCCCGGAATTTCTGCATATGGGGCCTGCGCGCTGGTGGCAGACCCGCAGCCAGTATGACACGCCCGCCTATCGTGCCCTGTGTTCCGCGCTGGCGGACAGCGTGGCTGATCAGGCTCTTATGTACCGGGGGGCGGGAGTGCGCCTGCTGGCGGTGCTGGGGGTGGAGGGCAGCCCCAGTTGCGGCGTGAACCGGGTGTATGACCACGCGGAATGGGGAGGACGCCCGCGTGATGTGGACCCCGCCGTTGCAAAACGGGCAGGAAAGGGCGTTTGGATGGAAGTGCTGGAGCAGGTTTTTGCGCAGCGGGGCGTAGCCCTGCCGCCTTTGCTGGGCGTGGGGTCCGCACGGGACGCTGCCGGAGGCGGGCTGGCCGCGCTGGAAGAGCTGCTGCGCGGCTAA
- the prfA gene encoding peptide chain release factor 1: MFSKLENLERRFEDLEQQLSSPEVFNDQDRYRQLTKTHSDLKLVVDAFRKYTDMKRDLEENKLLLHDSDPEMAQMAREEIKSIEQALPVLEQDLKILLLPKDPMDEKNCILEIRAGTGGEEAALFAADLFRMYSRYAETTGWRLEILESSETGTGGLKEVIAIVKGDKVYSRLKFESGIHRVQRVPATETQGRIHTSAATVAVMPEADEVDLNIRPEDLRFDVYRSSGPGGQSVNTTDSAVRVTHIPTGLVVCCQDEKSQHKNKAKGLKILSSRLLQLEQDKQHAQQAEQRKLLVGSGDRSGRIRTYNFPQGRCTDHRINLTLYKLEAIMEGDLDDLLNALVTHDQTEALQAQAQA, translated from the coding sequence ATGTTTTCCAAGCTAGAGAATCTTGAGCGCCGTTTCGAAGATCTGGAACAGCAGCTCAGCTCACCGGAAGTGTTCAACGATCAGGACCGCTACCGGCAGCTGACCAAAACCCATTCCGATCTCAAACTGGTGGTCGATGCTTTCCGCAAGTACACCGACATGAAGCGCGACCTTGAGGAAAACAAGCTCCTTCTGCACGACAGCGACCCGGAAATGGCTCAGATGGCGCGCGAGGAGATCAAAAGCATTGAGCAGGCTCTGCCTGTGCTTGAGCAAGACCTGAAGATTTTGCTCCTGCCCAAAGACCCCATGGACGAGAAGAACTGCATTCTCGAAATCCGCGCAGGCACCGGCGGCGAAGAAGCAGCCCTGTTCGCGGCAGACCTGTTCCGCATGTACAGCCGCTACGCCGAAACAACGGGCTGGCGGCTGGAGATTCTGGAATCCAGCGAAACAGGCACCGGGGGCCTTAAGGAAGTCATCGCCATCGTCAAGGGCGACAAGGTATACAGCCGCCTCAAGTTCGAATCGGGCATTCACCGCGTGCAGCGCGTGCCCGCCACGGAAACGCAGGGACGTATCCATACTTCTGCGGCCACCGTGGCCGTTATGCCCGAGGCAGACGAGGTGGACCTGAACATCCGGCCTGAAGACCTGCGCTTCGATGTCTACCGCTCCTCCGGTCCCGGCGGACAGTCGGTGAACACCACGGACTCCGCCGTACGCGTCACCCACATTCCCACCGGCCTTGTGGTCTGCTGTCAGGACGAAAAGTCGCAGCATAAAAACAAGGCCAAGGGCTTGAAAATTCTTTCTTCCCGGCTCCTCCAGCTGGAGCAGGATAAGCAGCATGCCCAGCAGGCAGAGCAGCGCAAGCTGCTGGTGGGTTCCGGCGACCGTTCGGGACGCATCCGCACCTACAATTTCCCGCAGGGAAGATGCACAGACCACCGTATCAACCTCACGCTCTACAAGCTGGAAGCCATTATGGAAGGCGATCTGGACGATCTGCTGAACGCCCTTGTCACCCACGACCAGACTGAAGCCCTGCAGGCGCAGGCTCAGGCCTAA
- the rpmG gene encoding 50S ribosomal protein L33 has translation MRVNIQLACTECKRRNYATDKNKKNTTGRMELKKYCPWDKKHTLHRETK, from the coding sequence ATGCGCGTAAACATTCAGCTCGCCTGCACCGAGTGCAAGCGGCGCAACTACGCGACCGACAAGAATAAGAAGAACACTACCGGTCGCATGGAGCTTAAGAAGTATTGTCCCTGGGACAAGAAACACACGCTCCATCGCGAAACCAAATAG
- a CDS encoding TlyA family RNA methyltransferase → MAKKERADQLLHEAGLAESREKAKRYIMAGQVYLVRNGVPEPVAKPGQKLDTDAVLELRGVDRFVSRGAYKLLTALEHFGIAVAGKVALDAGASTGGFTDCLLQHGAVRVYAVDVGYGQLHEKLRQDARVVNLERTNLRIAPETLIPEPVDLVVADVSFISLTLVLPPCVRFLRPGGELAVLIKPQFELGPDMTDKGVVRDADLHRQAVDKVCDFARDVLGLEVVGVVASAIKGPKGNQEFMAYMCKGTLR, encoded by the coding sequence ATGGCGAAAAAGGAACGGGCAGATCAACTGCTGCACGAGGCAGGACTGGCTGAAAGCCGTGAGAAGGCCAAGCGCTACATAATGGCCGGGCAGGTATATCTTGTGCGCAACGGCGTGCCCGAGCCGGTTGCCAAGCCGGGGCAGAAGCTGGATACGGACGCCGTGCTGGAACTGCGCGGGGTGGACCGGTTTGTGAGCCGGGGAGCCTATAAGCTGCTCACGGCGCTGGAGCATTTCGGTATTGCCGTGGCAGGCAAGGTGGCGCTGGATGCCGGGGCTTCCACGGGCGGATTCACGGACTGCCTGCTCCAGCACGGTGCCGTGCGGGTGTATGCTGTGGACGTGGGCTACGGCCAACTGCACGAGAAGCTGCGGCAGGACGCACGGGTGGTCAATCTGGAGCGTACCAACCTGCGCATTGCGCCCGAAACGCTCATACCGGAACCGGTTGATCTGGTGGTGGCCGATGTCTCCTTCATTTCCCTTACCCTTGTGCTGCCGCCATGCGTGCGGTTTTTGCGTCCGGGCGGCGAACTGGCTGTGCTTATCAAGCCACAGTTTGAGCTTGGGCCGGATATGACCGACAAGGGCGTGGTGCGCGATGCGGACCTGCACCGGCAGGCCGTGGACAAGGTGTGTGATTTTGCGCGCGATGTGCTGGGTCTGGAGGTGGTGGGGGTGGTTGCCTCTGCCATTAAGGGCCCCAAGGGCAATCAGGAATTCATGGCGTACATGTGCAAGGGAACGCTCCGCTAG
- the rpmE gene encoding 50S ribosomal protein L31 has product MKKDTHPKVYLAKVTCACGYESELRTTKAEHLALEICSQCHPFYTGKQRLLDTAGRIDRFRKKYAGLQK; this is encoded by the coding sequence ATGAAGAAAGACACCCATCCCAAAGTGTATCTGGCCAAGGTAACCTGCGCCTGCGGTTACGAATCCGAACTGCGCACCACCAAGGCCGAACATCTGGCACTGGAAATATGCTCGCAGTGCCACCCCTTCTACACCGGCAAGCAGCGTCTTCTGGACACCGCCGGCCGCATTGACCGTTTCCGCAAGAAATACGCCGGCCTTCAGAAGTAG
- the lpxC gene encoding UDP-3-O-acyl-N-acetylglucosamine deacetylase, whose protein sequence is MKQSTIKKAIGCSGIGLHSGKVVRLSLSPAPEDTGIVFHIHGENGCKVITPEPHAVIATGLATTLGLDGTSVATVEHLLAAIAGLQIDNIRIDIEGGEVPIMDGSAASFVFLLRDAGIAVQNRTRTVQRITKPIHFERDGKYISASPYAGLRIDYTIDFDHPLIGRQTMSVEVTPATFTREIAKARTFGFLREVEYLHKNGLALGGSLDNAIVLDEYGVLNEDGLRFDDEFVRHKILDFIGDMSMLGAPLQGHFEVFASGHALNNQFLRTIQEHADIYLETVEMDAFRPEAVPAREHAGQPVAA, encoded by the coding sequence ATGAAGCAATCGACAATCAAAAAAGCCATAGGCTGCTCCGGCATCGGCCTGCACAGCGGCAAGGTGGTCAGACTCTCCCTTTCTCCCGCACCGGAAGACACGGGCATCGTGTTCCACATCCACGGCGAGAACGGCTGCAAAGTCATCACCCCCGAGCCGCATGCGGTCATCGCAACGGGCCTTGCCACTACGCTGGGACTGGACGGCACCTCCGTGGCCACTGTGGAGCACCTGCTCGCAGCCATTGCCGGTTTGCAGATTGACAATATCCGCATAGACATAGAAGGCGGCGAAGTGCCCATTATGGATGGCAGCGCAGCCTCCTTCGTCTTCCTGCTCCGCGATGCAGGCATTGCAGTGCAAAACCGCACCCGCACGGTGCAGCGCATCACCAAGCCCATCCACTTCGAACGCGACGGCAAGTACATTTCCGCCTCCCCGTACGCCGGTCTGCGCATCGATTACACCATAGATTTCGACCACCCCCTCATCGGCAGACAGACCATGAGCGTGGAAGTCACCCCCGCCACCTTCACGCGAGAAATAGCCAAGGCCCGTACCTTCGGCTTTCTGCGCGAGGTGGAGTATCTGCACAAGAACGGCCTCGCCCTCGGCGGGTCGCTGGATAACGCCATCGTTCTGGACGAATACGGCGTGCTGAACGAAGACGGTCTGCGCTTTGACGATGAATTCGTGCGCCACAAGATTCTCGACTTCATCGGCGACATGTCTATGCTGGGTGCCCCCTTGCAGGGCCACTTCGAAGTATTCGCCTCCGGGCACGCGCTGAACAACCAGTTCCTGCGCACGATTCAGGAGCACGCAGACATCTATCTGGAAACCGTGGAGATGGACGCCTTCCGCCCGGAAGCCGTGCCTGCACGGGAGCACGCAGGCCAGCCCGTCGCCGCCTAA
- the tuf gene encoding elongation factor Tu has product MGKEKFTRNKPHVNIGTIGHIDHGKTTLTAAITKVAALMGGGKAIAFDEIDKAPEEKERGITIATAHVEYESPKRHYAHVDCPGHADYIKNMITGAAQMDGGIIVVAATDGPMPQTREHILLARQVGVPSLVVFMNKCDMVDDEELLELVELEVRELLSSYDFPGDDIPVIRGSALKALEADSADDPATNCIKELLDACDSFIPEPQREIDKPFLLPIEDVFSISGRGTVVTGRIERGVIKVGEEVEIVGIRPNQKTTCTGVEMFRKLLDEGQAGDNVGLLIRGIKRDEVERGQVLCKPGSIKPHTKFKAEVYVLSKDEGGRHTPFFTGYRPQFYFRTTDITGVIALDEGVEMVMPGDNAVFNVELINPIAMEKGLRFAIREGGRTVGAGVVSEIVE; this is encoded by the coding sequence ATGGGTAAGGAAAAATTTACTCGTAACAAGCCGCATGTTAACATCGGCACCATCGGCCACATTGACCACGGTAAGACCACCCTCACCGCAGCAATCACCAAGGTTGCAGCCCTGATGGGCGGCGGCAAGGCCATCGCATTCGACGAAATCGACAAGGCCCCCGAAGAAAAGGAACGTGGCATCACCATCGCCACCGCCCACGTCGAATACGAATCCCCCAAGCGCCACTATGCGCACGTTGACTGCCCCGGCCACGCCGACTACATCAAGAACATGATCACCGGCGCAGCCCAGATGGACGGCGGTATCATCGTTGTGGCAGCCACCGACGGCCCCATGCCCCAGACCCGTGAGCACATCCTGCTCGCCCGTCAGGTTGGCGTGCCGTCCCTCGTCGTGTTCATGAACAAGTGCGACATGGTGGACGACGAAGAACTGCTGGAACTGGTTGAACTGGAAGTTCGCGAACTTCTTTCTTCCTACGACTTCCCCGGCGACGACATCCCGGTTATCCGCGGTTCCGCTCTGAAGGCTCTGGAAGCCGACAGCGCCGACGATCCGGCCACCAACTGCATCAAGGAACTTCTGGACGCCTGCGACTCTTTCATTCCTGAGCCCCAGCGCGAAATCGACAAGCCCTTCCTGCTGCCCATCGAAGACGTGTTCTCCATCTCCGGCCGTGGTACCGTTGTTACCGGTCGTATTGAGCGCGGCGTGATCAAGGTCGGCGAAGAAGTGGAAATCGTGGGCATCCGCCCCAACCAGAAGACCACCTGCACCGGCGTTGAAATGTTCCGCAAGCTGCTTGACGAAGGTCAGGCCGGCGACAACGTGGGTCTGCTCATCCGCGGCATCAAGCGCGATGAAGTGGAACGCGGACAGGTTCTCTGCAAGCCCGGTTCCATCAAGCCCCACACCAAGTTCAAGGCAGAAGTGTACGTGCTCTCCAAGGACGAAGGCGGCCGCCACACTCCCTTCTTCACCGGCTACCGTCCCCAGTTCTACTTCCGTACCACCGACATCACCGGCGTTATCGCCCTGGATGAAGGCGTGGAAATGGTTATGCCCGGCGACAACGCAGTCTTCAACGTGGAACTCATTAACCCCATCGCCATGGAAAAGGGCCTGCGCTTCGCTATCCGCGAAGGTGGCCGTACCGTTGGCGCAGGTGTTGTTTCTGAGATCGTGGAGTAA
- the prmC gene encoding peptide chain release factor N(5)-glutamine methyltransferase: MVSRPAPCTIRTVIAAFSDYLSGKAVDSPRLSAGLICMHVLGKDRLHLLTNPHQPVTDSQWAAMLSLVLRRGQGEPAAYLIGSREFFGREFTVSPATLIPRPETEHIVEEVVRQFARSGPFTFADLGTGSGCIAVSIAAELPHARGIAVDRSADALSVAARNARRHGVADRILFVQGDFTSCLFRPGSLDCVATNPPYVSAAEHAQLSSEVRDFEPASALVPGAAGTEHADILIPSAACWLRPGGLFVMEMGCSQGPYALAALNEPPRTWQDARIVRDLAGLDRLAVATRSAYQCEKTTQC, translated from the coding sequence GTGGTCTCCAGACCCGCCCCCTGCACCATACGCACGGTCATTGCGGCCTTCTCGGACTACCTGTCCGGGAAGGCCGTTGATTCTCCCCGCCTGTCCGCAGGCCTTATCTGCATGCACGTGCTGGGCAAGGACCGCCTGCACCTGCTCACTAATCCGCATCAGCCCGTAACCGACTCCCAGTGGGCAGCCATGCTGTCTCTTGTGCTGCGCAGGGGGCAGGGCGAGCCTGCGGCCTATCTCATCGGTTCGCGCGAATTTTTCGGGCGCGAGTTCACAGTTTCCCCGGCCACCCTCATCCCCAGACCGGAAACGGAACATATCGTAGAAGAAGTGGTCCGCCAATTTGCCCGCTCGGGCCCTTTCACCTTCGCGGATCTGGGCACCGGCAGCGGCTGCATTGCCGTCAGCATCGCCGCCGAACTGCCCCACGCGCGCGGCATAGCCGTGGACCGCAGTGCCGATGCGCTCTCTGTGGCTGCACGCAATGCCCGCAGGCACGGTGTGGCAGACCGCATTCTCTTCGTGCAGGGCGACTTCACCTCCTGCCTGTTCCGCCCCGGCAGCCTTGACTGCGTGGCCACCAATCCGCCTTACGTCAGCGCGGCGGAACACGCGCAGCTCAGCAGCGAGGTGCGCGACTTCGAACCTGCTTCGGCTCTTGTTCCGGGGGCCGCAGGCACGGAGCACGCCGATATCCTCATTCCTTCCGCAGCCTGCTGGCTCAGGCCCGGCGGCCTTTTTGTCATGGAAATGGGCTGCTCGCAGGGGCCCTATGCCCTTGCCGCACTCAACGAACCACCCCGGACATGGCAAGACGCCCGCATCGTCCGCGACCTTGCGGGACTGGATCGGCTGGCCGTTGCCACGCGCTCCGCTTATCAGTGCGAAAAAACAACACAGTGCTGA
- the rplK gene encoding 50S ribosomal protein L11: MAKKEVAKIKLQIPAGAANPSPPIGPALGQHGLNIMEFCKAYNAKTMDQKGLIIPVVITVYADRTFTFITKTPPASVLILREVGVKSGSGEPNRKKVGSLTMQQVEEIAKLKMPDLNAASLESAKKTIMGTARSMGVDIK; encoded by the coding sequence ATGGCTAAGAAAGAAGTAGCAAAAATCAAGCTTCAGATTCCTGCTGGTGCGGCTAACCCCTCCCCGCCCATCGGCCCTGCGCTGGGTCAGCACGGTCTGAACATCATGGAATTCTGCAAGGCATACAACGCCAAAACGATGGACCAGAAGGGACTTATCATCCCCGTGGTCATCACCGTATACGCAGACCGTACCTTCACCTTCATCACCAAGACTCCTCCCGCGTCTGTTCTTATTCTGCGCGAGGTCGGCGTGAAGAGTGGTTCCGGCGAACCCAACCGTAAAAAGGTGGGCTCCCTGACCATGCAGCAGGTGGAAGAGATTGCAAAGCTGAAGATGCCCGACCTGAACGCCGCGAGCCTTGAGTCTGCCAAAAAGACCATCATGGGCACCGCGCGCAGCATGGGCGTTGACATCAAGTAG
- the nusG gene encoding transcription termination/antitermination protein NusG has product MTEEMTPAPKARWFIIHTYSGFEQRVEQTINQMIRTNEAQGQIEEVVVPTEKVVELVKGEKRTSTRKFYPGYVMVKMVMTDFSWHLVSNIQRVTGFVGGKNRPTPMRDSEAVRILAMMESRQEQPRPKFNFERGDEVRVIDGPFGGFNGLVEDVNFDKGKLRVSVSIFGRQTPVELDFVQVDKG; this is encoded by the coding sequence ATGACCGAGGAAATGACCCCCGCTCCTAAGGCTCGTTGGTTCATAATCCACACCTATTCCGGTTTTGAACAGCGTGTGGAGCAGACCATCAACCAGATGATCCGCACCAACGAAGCTCAGGGCCAGATAGAAGAAGTCGTTGTACCGACTGAAAAGGTTGTGGAGCTTGTAAAGGGCGAAAAAAGAACGTCTACCCGCAAGTTCTACCCCGGGTACGTCATGGTCAAAATGGTCATGACCGATTTTTCATGGCATCTGGTCTCCAATATCCAGCGGGTAACCGGCTTTGTGGGCGGCAAGAACCGTCCCACCCCCATGCGGGATTCCGAAGCCGTGCGCATCCTCGCCATGATGGAGTCCAGACAGGAACAGCCCAGGCCGAAGTTCAACTTCGAGCGTGGGGATGAGGTCCGGGTCATTGACGGTCCCTTCGGCGGCTTCAACGGCCTTGTTGAGGACGTCAATTTTGACAAGGGCAAACTTCGCGTTTCCGTGTCCATTTTCGGCAGGCAAACACCTGTCGAACTCGATTTTGTTCAGGTGGACAAGGGATAG
- a CDS encoding response regulator, with protein MKRITGNRLRIRVNAGLILILGSGLLILGTFVLSAQHTQLVRTLEDQGNHMAQVVARTSAEYIKKYSFYLLEGLASSVEASAHVAYCDITDAEGKSLVRAGDSPAGVVPMTKLSQGALPNAAPPATPPEPRSAIRNLMFAPAENALPTLAGQVLRVSAPISNDSGDTVGLVHIGLHTSHLRDVLFVRATQLTIFFVFFLVVSSVIINTFLNRMFITPVSRLAELARDISQRRFRTLEQPARDDEVGQLTRDFNNMSTALKDLYDDLERKVHERTESLSLANQQLRTAYQRERSLAEQAEQASMAKSRFLASMSHEIRTPLNSILGMADLLWETRLTRDQRQYVDIFRNAGENLLAIINDILDLSRIEAEEMPFERIPFNLRQCVDDAVRLSAHPILRKGLDFGVSVPPALPETVYGDPKRLRQILVNLLGNAAKFTNKGEVELRLHCEVLHGVEAPPSALLRFFVRDTGIGIPQAQQQAVFERFTQADSSTSREYGGTGLGLTISKLLCEKMGGGIHLQSSPGAGSTFEVRMMLECDESTDSFAPLPAGHRALVVEPHELSRTLLVAMLAEHGAECLQAACHAEAVALLRQSAPVSLLFLDSSLAYDQCVQLEQLTLEPAPAQSGEGECEPLCPFPARPALIRLTRGMAESETCAASADMITLRMPVLHADLSAAFALAGLLGTQARDAARHPAAHNALSREGEPNHPEQGLRLLVVEDNESNRKLVELYLKNSGHSAEFAQNGEQAVRMFRETRYDLVLMDVEMPRMDGLTATREFRRMEDEQGRPRTPIAAITAHALPEYRQECFDAGCDFHITKPFKKKDLAMLIHSVRSLGGEPQTQAVQ; from the coding sequence ATGAAACGCATCACGGGAAACCGCCTCCGCATACGGGTCAACGCAGGACTCATCCTTATTCTCGGCAGCGGACTGCTCATTCTGGGAACCTTTGTCCTTTCTGCCCAGCACACCCAGCTTGTACGCACTCTGGAAGACCAAGGCAACCACATGGCACAGGTGGTTGCCAGAACCAGCGCGGAATACATTAAAAAATACAGCTTCTACCTGCTGGAAGGCCTTGCCTCGTCCGTTGAGGCATCTGCACATGTGGCCTATTGCGACATAACCGATGCCGAAGGCAAAAGCCTTGTGCGCGCGGGCGATTCCCCGGCGGGAGTAGTGCCCATGACCAAGCTGTCGCAGGGCGCGCTGCCTAATGCGGCACCTCCCGCAACGCCGCCCGAACCACGTTCCGCCATCCGCAACCTCATGTTCGCCCCTGCGGAAAACGCCCTGCCCACGCTGGCAGGGCAGGTGCTGCGGGTCTCCGCCCCCATCAGCAACGATTCCGGCGATACCGTTGGTTTGGTACATATAGGACTGCACACCTCCCACCTGCGCGACGTACTCTTCGTCCGGGCCACACAACTCACGATCTTTTTCGTCTTCTTTCTGGTCGTCTCCTCCGTTATTATCAATACATTTCTGAACCGCATGTTCATCACGCCTGTGTCCCGGCTGGCGGAACTGGCACGCGACATCTCGCAGCGGCGGTTCCGCACGCTGGAACAGCCCGCCCGCGATGACGAGGTGGGCCAGCTCACCCGCGACTTCAACAACATGAGCACCGCCCTGAAAGACCTCTACGACGACCTGGAACGCAAGGTGCATGAACGTACAGAAAGCCTTTCGCTGGCCAACCAGCAACTGCGCACCGCCTATCAGCGCGAGCGCAGCCTTGCGGAGCAGGCAGAGCAGGCAAGCATGGCCAAGAGCCGCTTCCTCGCCTCCATGAGCCACGAAATACGCACCCCGCTCAACTCCATTCTCGGCATGGCGGACCTGCTGTGGGAAACGCGGCTTACCCGCGACCAGAGGCAGTATGTGGATATCTTCCGCAACGCGGGTGAAAATCTGCTCGCCATCATCAACGACATTCTGGACCTTTCGCGCATAGAGGCGGAAGAAATGCCTTTTGAGCGCATTCCCTTCAACCTGCGCCAATGCGTGGACGATGCCGTGCGCCTTTCCGCGCACCCGATCCTGCGCAAGGGGCTGGATTTCGGCGTATCCGTACCGCCCGCCCTTCCCGAAACCGTATACGGCGACCCCAAACGGCTGCGGCAGATTCTGGTAAACCTGCTGGGCAACGCCGCCAAGTTCACCAACAAGGGCGAAGTGGAACTGCGCCTGCACTGCGAGGTGCTGCACGGAGTGGAAGCCCCCCCCTCCGCCCTGCTCCGCTTCTTCGTGCGCGACACGGGCATAGGCATTCCGCAGGCGCAGCAGCAGGCGGTGTTCGAACGCTTCACGCAGGCAGACTCCTCCACCAGCCGGGAATACGGCGGAACAGGACTGGGGCTTACCATCAGCAAGCTGCTCTGCGAAAAGATGGGCGGCGGCATCCACTTGCAATCCTCACCGGGAGCGGGCAGCACCTTTGAAGTGCGCATGATGCTGGAATGTGACGAATCCACAGACAGCTTTGCCCCATTACCCGCAGGACACCGCGCCCTTGTGGTGGAACCGCACGAACTTTCCCGCACGCTCCTCGTCGCCATGCTTGCGGAACATGGCGCGGAATGCCTTCAGGCTGCCTGCCACGCAGAAGCCGTGGCCCTGCTCCGCCAGTCTGCCCCCGTATCTTTGCTCTTTCTGGACAGCAGCCTTGCCTATGACCAATGCGTACAACTGGAGCAGCTGACTCTGGAACCCGCCCCGGCGCAATCCGGTGAAGGAGAGTGCGAGCCTCTCTGCCCTTTCCCTGCACGCCCCGCGCTCATACGCCTGACCCGTGGCATGGCGGAAAGCGAAACCTGCGCCGCCTCGGCAGACATGATCACCCTGCGCATGCCTGTTCTGCACGCCGACCTCTCTGCCGCCTTTGCCCTTGCCGGTCTGCTTGGCACGCAGGCGCGAGACGCCGCCCGGCACCCTGCTGCACATAATGCCCTGTCGCGAGAAGGCGAGCCGAATCATCCTGAGCAAGGACTACGGCTGCTGGTGGTGGAAGACAATGAATCCAACCGCAAACTGGTGGAGTTGTATCTGAAGAATTCGGGCCACTCGGCGGAGTTTGCCCAGAACGGGGAGCAGGCGGTGCGCATGTTCAGAGAAACACGCTACGATCTGGTGCTCATGGATGTGGAAATGCCCCGCATGGACGGACTCACCGCCACACGGGAATTCCGCAGAATGGAAGACGAACAGGGCAGACCGCGCACCCCCATTGCCGCCATAACCGCCCATGCCCTGCCCGAATACCGGCAGGAATGCTTTGACGCAGGCTGCGACTTCCACATTACCAAGCCCTTCAAAAAGAAGGATCTGGCCATGCTCATCCATTCTGTCCGCTCCCTTGGCGGGGAGCCGCAGACACAGGCAGTGCAGTAA